Proteins from a single region of Belliella baltica DSM 15883:
- a CDS encoding 1-phosphofructokinase family hexose kinase, whose product MILAVCPNPAIDVYAHLSTFKPATSNRIQHLTEYPGGKGVHVALALKEMGMAVELMGFWAGTHGEWVQSACNKLGVETSGVDLKGNTRKCYTFITEEKSWDHTELLEPGPRMGRESFEAFKKIFADKIKSVSQVIISGSWPADSPENACQELVRLCNQHHVDVILDCTGVQLKNALQEKVTALHLNESEFQETKMTFPKLLESVSILALTKGKDGLELLSSDKIVEGKVVLSKVISTVGSGDCLTAGLGYSLLKNTDMKEHARYAVAFGAANCLRHELGMLYKKDVDNLLSEIEIKEVNYAK is encoded by the coding sequence ATGATACTAGCAGTCTGTCCCAATCCAGCTATTGATGTCTATGCACATTTATCAACTTTTAAGCCTGCTACAAGCAATAGGATTCAACATCTGACTGAATATCCTGGTGGCAAAGGGGTTCATGTTGCCTTAGCCTTGAAGGAGATGGGAATGGCTGTTGAGTTGATGGGTTTTTGGGCAGGAACACATGGGGAATGGGTTCAATCAGCTTGCAATAAATTAGGGGTAGAAACTTCAGGGGTAGATTTAAAGGGAAATACTCGAAAATGCTATACTTTCATCACTGAAGAAAAATCCTGGGATCATACCGAGTTATTGGAGCCAGGGCCAAGGATGGGCAGGGAAAGTTTTGAGGCTTTTAAAAAGATATTTGCTGATAAAATCAAGTCAGTATCACAGGTTATAATTTCCGGTTCTTGGCCAGCTGATAGTCCAGAAAATGCCTGTCAGGAACTTGTAAGGCTTTGCAATCAGCATCATGTAGATGTGATTTTGGACTGTACTGGTGTTCAGCTCAAAAATGCGCTACAAGAAAAAGTTACAGCCTTACACCTCAATGAATCAGAATTTCAAGAAACCAAAATGACGTTTCCAAAATTGTTGGAATCAGTTTCGATACTTGCATTGACTAAGGGAAAAGATGGTCTTGAATTGCTATCATCTGATAAAATTGTAGAAGGTAAAGTTGTCTTAAGTAAAGTAATAAGTACTGTTGGAAGTGGGGATTGCCTCACTGCTGGTTTAGGATATAGTTTGCTAAAGAATACTGATATGAAAGAGCACGCTCGATATGCTGTAGCTTTTGGTGCTGCCAACTGTCTTAGACATGAACTGGGAATGCTTTATAAAAAAGATGTGGATAACCTTTTATCCGAAATTGAAATCAAGGAAGTGAATTATGCAAAATAA